In Dermacentor albipictus isolate Rhodes 1998 colony chromosome 6, USDA_Dalb.pri_finalv2, whole genome shotgun sequence, the following proteins share a genomic window:
- the LOC139046933 gene encoding uncharacterized protein — MHTLATGEGFLSPEMYGARVIVSPSSQSAGGGRKIVYFIEEAPRPPPGALVPRVALFLILVLWFGTIFGSVATFWLYLYPKDKKRHVAHAVTSTAKALSTLASTAASGRL; from the exons ATGCATACGTTGGCGACGGGCGAAGGGTTTTTGAGCCCCGAG ATGTACGGGGCGCGGGTCATCGTGTCGCCCAGCAGCCAGTCGGCGGGCGGCGGCCGCAAGATCGTCTACTTCATCGAGGAAGCCCCGAGGCCACCGCCGGGGGCCCTGGTCCCCCGCGTGGCGCTCTTCCTCATACTCGTCCTCTGGTTCGGCACCATCTTCGGGTCGGTGGCCACGTTCTGGCTCTACCTGTACCCCAAGGACAAGAAGCGCCACGTCGCGCACGCCGTGACGTCCACGGCCAAGGCCCTGTCGACGTTGGCGAGCACTGCCGCCAGCGGGCGCCTCTGA